A single Methanolobus sp. ZRKC5 DNA region contains:
- a CDS encoding geranylgeranylglycerol-phosphate geranylgeranyltransferase produces the protein MQAYLKLMRSGNCLMAAIAAIIGVFIAYNIVAANNPLSTQFPIFDATKVFLVVFLVTGAGNAINDYFDVEIDRINKPERPISSGKIGLKTALYFSLALFAIGTLIAASINLICGFIALVNSLLLIYYASSLKRTPLLGNIAVGYLTGSTFLFGGAVFFENGGINGIFVLFLLATLATIARELVKDIEDIEGDSKDGARTLPIIIGAKKAAYLASLIGFVAVLASPLPYLQSLMGIRYLFIVALADMLFIVAVYQILGKNDPAKSSKMFKMAMAFALISFIAGV, from the coding sequence ATGCAAGCGTACCTAAAACTGATGCGTTCGGGCAATTGCCTTATGGCAGCCATTGCCGCAATAATTGGAGTGTTTATAGCCTACAACATCGTTGCAGCTAATAATCCGCTTTCCACCCAGTTTCCGATATTTGATGCAACAAAGGTATTCCTTGTAGTCTTTCTGGTAACTGGCGCAGGCAATGCCATCAATGACTATTTTGATGTTGAGATTGACAGGATAAATAAACCTGAAAGACCAATATCTTCCGGAAAGATAGGTCTTAAGACCGCCTTATATTTCTCACTGGCACTCTTTGCAATTGGCACTCTTATAGCAGCATCTATAAACCTGATATGTGGTTTTATTGCCCTTGTCAACTCTCTTTTACTCATATATTATGCAAGTAGCCTGAAACGCACGCCTCTCTTAGGAAATATTGCTGTTGGATATCTTACCGGTTCTACATTCCTCTTTGGCGGTGCTGTGTTCTTTGAAAACGGAGGAATCAACGGGATATTTGTACTTTTCCTGCTGGCAACCCTGGCAACCATAGCCCGCGAACTAGTAAAAGATATAGAAGATATTGAAGGTGACAGTAAAGACGGAGCACGCACACTGCCGATAATCATCGGAGCAAAAAAGGCAGCATATCTGGCATCACTGATAGGTTTTGTTGCAGTACTAGCAAGCCCATTGCCTTATCTGCAATCACTCATGGGTATACGCTACCTGTTCATAGTTGCTTTAGCTGACATGCTCTTTATCGTTGCTGTTTATCAGATACTCGGGAAGAATGATCCGGCAAAGTCATCAAAAATGTTTAAGATGGCAATGGCCTTCGCACTCATATCTTTCATAGCCGGTGTCTGA
- the nadA gene encoding quinolinate synthase NadA, with translation MSLTKGYDLMQDTQHIIEKIQELKKERNAVILAHNYERGEIQDIADFTGDSLGLSKQAMEQEAEVIVFCGVHFMAESAAILSPEKTVLLPEKYAGCPMASMITADALREEKMKYPDAAVVCYVNSTAEVKAESDICCTSANAVEVVNSLEENEILFVPDKNLADYVSRYSTKKIIPWEGYCPTHNQILVTDVIKAKKEHPDAEVLAHPECRRDVIDMADKVFSTTGMVEYAKNSGDEFIIATESGILHKLEKDNPGKRFYSVSEFAVCPEMKAIDLDSLLNSLEKMQHVITVPEDIRVKARIALDRMLEVKRNR, from the coding sequence TTGTCACTTACAAAAGGTTATGATCTAATGCAAGACACTCAACATATCATTGAAAAGATACAGGAGTTAAAAAAAGAACGTAATGCTGTCATCCTCGCACACAACTATGAGAGAGGAGAGATACAGGACATTGCAGACTTTACAGGCGACTCCCTAGGACTGAGCAAACAGGCAATGGAACAGGAAGCTGAAGTCATAGTGTTTTGCGGAGTTCATTTTATGGCTGAAAGTGCAGCCATCCTGAGTCCAGAAAAAACCGTGCTTCTGCCGGAAAAATATGCAGGTTGTCCTATGGCATCAATGATAACCGCCGATGCCTTGCGCGAGGAGAAAATGAAATATCCTGATGCTGCAGTCGTGTGTTACGTAAACTCAACAGCCGAGGTGAAAGCAGAAAGTGACATCTGCTGTACATCAGCAAACGCAGTTGAAGTCGTCAATTCCCTTGAAGAAAATGAAATATTGTTCGTCCCTGACAAGAATCTTGCAGACTATGTTTCCAGGTACAGCACAAAAAAGATAATCCCCTGGGAAGGATACTGCCCCACACATAACCAGATACTTGTTACAGATGTCATCAAGGCTAAGAAAGAACATCCTGATGCCGAAGTACTTGCACACCCGGAATGTCGCAGGGATGTAATTGACATGGCAGATAAGGTATTCAGCACCACCGGAATGGTTGAGTACGCCAAGAACTCAGGAGATGAGTTTATCATTGCCACTGAAAGTGGCATCCTTCACAAGCTGGAAAAGGACAATCCAGGTAAAAGATTCTATAGTGTCTCTGAATTTGCAGTCTGTCCGGAGATGAAAGCCATTGATCTTGACTCATTGCTGAACTCTCTTGAAAAGATGCAACATGTAATTACTGTTCCAGAGGATATCAGAGTCAAAGCCAGAATCGCACTTGACAGGATGCTTGAAGTGAAACGAAACAGGTAA
- a CDS encoding aspartate dehydrogenase has translation MLKIGLIGCGTIGTSICKAIDDGIIEAELFAIYDRNKDDVDRLLSTLKISNPQIIEPATMIKQIDLLVECASQEAVYEVIPAALHAHCDVMIMSVGAFADEKLHNAIKELAKDNNCKVYLPSGAIVGLDGLKSASTEEIYSVTLTTQKPPRGLAGAPYVIINKIDLDKIDGKTVIFEGPASEAVKAFPANVNVAATLSIAGIGFEKTKVRIVANPALTRNIHEISVEGAFGEFTTRVENVPSPTNPKSSYLASLSAIATLKKISNPFQTGT, from the coding sequence ATGCTTAAGATAGGACTTATTGGCTGTGGGACAATCGGAACCAGCATATGCAAAGCCATTGATGATGGCATCATTGAAGCAGAGCTTTTTGCTATTTATGACAGGAATAAGGATGATGTGGATAGACTGTTATCCACCCTCAAAATCTCCAACCCTCAGATAATAGAACCTGCTACAATGATCAAACAGATAGATCTTCTTGTAGAATGCGCATCACAGGAGGCTGTCTATGAGGTAATACCAGCAGCTCTCCATGCACATTGTGATGTTATGATAATGAGTGTGGGTGCTTTTGCAGACGAAAAATTGCATAACGCCATAAAGGAACTTGCAAAAGATAACAACTGCAAAGTGTATCTCCCCTCCGGAGCTATTGTCGGGCTTGACGGACTCAAATCAGCTTCAACCGAGGAAATATACTCAGTCACACTCACAACCCAAAAACCGCCAAGAGGACTTGCAGGAGCACCTTATGTTATCATAAACAAGATCGATCTGGACAAGATCGACGGGAAAACTGTTATTTTTGAAGGGCCTGCCAGTGAAGCGGTAAAAGCTTTCCCTGCAAATGTCAATGTCGCTGCAACCCTAAGCATTGCAGGTATTGGTTTTGAGAAAACCAAGGTAAGGATAGTAGCAAATCCGGCACTTACACGCAACATACACGAGATATCCGTTGAAGGTGCATTCGGAGAGTTTACAACACGGGTCGAGAATGTTCCGTCGCCTACAAATCCAAAGAGCAGCTATCTTGCATCCCTTTCTGCCATAGCTACCCTTAAAAAGATATCCAATCCGTTCCAGACTGGGACATGA
- the nadC gene encoding carboxylating nicotinate-nucleotide diphosphorylase, translating into MFTHEIESFLEEDLGYNDISCKLVPERHVEAVIFTKEDCTLAGLDVARSFFDYLGVVYTTNYLDGDSLSKSDTIFSLSGSSLSILRAERLVLNFLGHLCGVATNTRRCVDIARKYSDVKIACTRKTTPGLRKYEKMAVIAGGGDSHRFNLSDTIMIKDNHVKMMGVEGALLSAKEKAGFTQKIEVEVESAADALTAARAGADIIMLDNMGPGAVIDTVETLKRSSIPEHIIIEVSGGINTDNLEEYAKTGVDVISMGSLVHQARWIDVSLELII; encoded by the coding sequence ATGTTCACACATGAAATAGAGAGTTTCCTTGAAGAGGATCTGGGATATAATGATATTTCCTGCAAGCTTGTTCCAGAAAGGCACGTAGAGGCTGTTATTTTCACGAAAGAGGACTGCACATTGGCAGGACTTGATGTTGCACGATCGTTCTTCGATTATTTAGGGGTAGTTTATACCACAAACTATCTGGATGGTGACAGTCTCTCAAAAAGTGATACAATATTTTCCTTAAGTGGGAGTTCTCTTTCTATTCTTAGGGCAGAAAGACTTGTCCTTAACTTCCTTGGTCATCTTTGTGGAGTAGCAACGAACACAAGAAGATGCGTAGACATAGCACGTAAATATTCGGATGTAAAGATAGCATGCACAAGGAAGACGACACCGGGACTTCGCAAATATGAGAAAATGGCAGTGATTGCAGGTGGTGGTGACTCTCACAGATTCAACCTTTCAGATACTATAATGATAAAGGACAACCACGTGAAAATGATGGGTGTGGAAGGTGCTCTGTTATCTGCTAAGGAAAAGGCAGGTTTCACACAGAAAATAGAGGTTGAGGTTGAATCTGCTGCAGATGCCCTGACGGCTGCAAGAGCAGGTGCTGATATTATCATGCTTGACAATATGGGTCCGGGTGCGGTCATTGACACTGTGGAAACGTTGAAAAGATCATCGATACCTGAGCACATTATAATAGAGGTCTCTGGTGGTATCAATACAGATAATCTGGAAGAATACGCAAAGACCGGGGTCGATGTAATATCCATGGGTTCTCTTGTTCATCAGGCTCGATGGATAGATGTCAGTCTTGAACTAATTATATGA
- a CDS encoding BatD family protein: protein MVQPTRFFVISLCMVIFCLATAGNASAAVELYNGTITMGDGYQINNFVIDVTDAFPSAESASFYVYNNGNKVDDFLVNEDSSYEFDFEDDATIDITLISVSSGTLPVVRVSIVLNNYNVGDVYESGTIDGGYKYAIYSGTPELKITKTVDTSQLNVGDLVRVTVNVENIGDDEATDVIFQDPQQAKFLLYESFVSQTGITSVEVGESKTIFVYQLKATESGTYTLAPTTASFSNTAGLDFPQASSNSPVITVGATEDIVNAELEFTTTLDKYTVNRNDGIHGTIKIKNTGDTSATGVTVNIQVPEGLELEGGPGIETISGVPTVYMESFGVQQEKEFSFTLKAAEVGTYTITTQNSYLFSNGVDAQLQQVSSDSVTNKIFVTKGKYDHLFEQPIYVYAIPLVIVGVIAAWIFYRHKQYKF, encoded by the coding sequence ATGGTTCAACCCACTCGATTCTTTGTCATTTCTCTGTGTATGGTTATTTTCTGTCTGGCAACGGCTGGAAATGCCTCCGCAGCGGTAGAGTTGTACAATGGTACCATTACAATGGGTGATGGGTACCAGATAAACAATTTTGTCATCGATGTTACAGACGCCTTTCCCAGTGCAGAGTCCGCCTCATTCTATGTGTATAACAATGGAAATAAGGTTGATGATTTTCTTGTAAATGAGGATAGTTCTTATGAATTTGATTTTGAAGATGATGCTACAATAGATATCACTCTCATATCAGTTAGTAGCGGAACTCTTCCTGTGGTCAGGGTTTCCATAGTCCTTAACAACTATAATGTTGGCGATGTCTATGAAAGTGGAACTATTGATGGTGGTTATAAGTATGCTATATATTCAGGTACTCCTGAACTTAAGATCACAAAGACAGTTGATACATCTCAACTCAATGTAGGTGATCTTGTACGTGTAACCGTAAATGTTGAAAATATTGGTGACGATGAGGCAACAGACGTTATCTTCCAGGATCCTCAGCAGGCAAAATTCTTGTTATATGAATCTTTTGTAAGCCAGACCGGAATCACGTCAGTTGAAGTGGGCGAATCCAAAACTATATTTGTTTATCAATTGAAAGCAACTGAATCAGGCACTTATACTCTTGCACCCACAACTGCCAGTTTTTCGAACACTGCCGGATTGGATTTCCCGCAGGCTTCATCAAATTCCCCTGTGATCACAGTGGGGGCAACTGAGGATATTGTGAATGCTGAGCTTGAATTCACAACAACCCTCGATAAATACACAGTTAATAGGAATGATGGCATCCATGGCACCATCAAGATCAAAAATACAGGGGATACTTCGGCAACAGGTGTGACAGTGAATATTCAGGTTCCTGAAGGTCTGGAACTTGAAGGTGGTCCTGGAATAGAAACTATCTCAGGTGTGCCAACAGTATATATGGAATCTTTCGGTGTTCAGCAGGAAAAAGAATTCTCTTTTACTTTAAAGGCTGCAGAAGTAGGCACCTATACTATCACTACCCAGAACAGTTACCTTTTCAGCAATGGTGTTGATGCTCAACTGCAGCAGGTCAGTTCGGACTCAGTGACAAACAAGATATTTGTTACAAAAGGTAAATATGATCATCTCTTCGAACAGCCTATATATGTATATGCAATACCTTTAGTTATAGTTGGAGTTATAGCCGCCTGGATATTCTACAGGCACAAACAATATAAGTTCTAA
- a CDS encoding cell division protein FtsZ, which produces MLNILIVGNGQCGNRILDAINREAFGKKSRFGKYLSQQKYKSNVQTIAINTAVNDLKEMKFTKAKDRIHIPHLHGVGANRNVGKHVFEDNKTHIMRQIEERGSFDVCFVITSASGGTGSSFTPMLVEELKEKYDFPVYAVVVLPFREEGTLYLQNAAFCLRDIRESGADGIILADNQFLKQMGGNVESAYNGINDMVARRLLFLLDALDSEMMMVTDLGDFKTVMSGGAGLATIGFYEADTDMPVRTAIQNALSPSGLLFSSDVYDEASRAMVIIRGDRERLSIDEISTEIDKLSSSVGHVFKGIIVRDGELPQVLAVLTLESASELEKLYAVAVDAIKYERAKKERVANDKEVDRAFSQIDGMDPSY; this is translated from the coding sequence TTGCTCAACATACTCATCGTTGGGAACGGTCAATGCGGAAACCGTATACTGGATGCGATTAACAGGGAGGCTTTTGGTAAGAAGAGCCGCTTTGGCAAGTACTTGTCCCAACAAAAATACAAAAGCAATGTGCAAACAATTGCTATCAATACTGCAGTGAACGATCTAAAGGAGATGAAGTTCACAAAAGCAAAGGACAGGATACATATTCCTCATTTGCATGGCGTTGGCGCCAACCGAAATGTGGGTAAGCATGTTTTTGAGGATAACAAAACCCATATAATGAGGCAGATCGAGGAAAGAGGGAGCTTTGATGTATGTTTTGTTATAACATCTGCGTCAGGTGGGACCGGTTCTTCATTTACCCCTATGCTTGTAGAGGAACTCAAGGAAAAGTATGATTTTCCGGTTTATGCCGTAGTGGTACTTCCTTTCAGGGAAGAGGGCACGCTTTATCTTCAAAACGCTGCTTTTTGCTTAAGGGATATTCGTGAAAGCGGAGCAGATGGAATTATACTTGCTGACAACCAGTTCCTTAAACAAATGGGTGGCAATGTTGAATCTGCTTACAATGGCATCAATGATATGGTAGCCAGACGCCTCCTTTTCCTGCTAGATGCACTTGACAGTGAAATGATGATGGTCACTGACCTTGGTGACTTCAAGACTGTCATGAGCGGTGGCGCAGGGCTTGCGACAATAGGCTTCTATGAAGCAGATACGGATATGCCTGTGAGGACCGCTATTCAGAATGCTCTTTCTCCTTCTGGTTTATTATTCTCCAGTGATGTCTATGATGAAGCCAGCAGGGCTATGGTCATTATAAGGGGTGACCGGGAGCGTCTGAGCATTGATGAGATCTCCACGGAAATTGATAAGTTATCAAGTTCTGTAGGTCATGTTTTCAAAGGTATTATTGTCCGGGATGGTGAACTGCCGCAAGTACTTGCAGTTCTGACTCTTGAATCCGCATCCGAACTCGAGAAGCTTTACGCGGTAGCTGTGGATGCTATCAAGTATGAACGTGCAAAGAAGGAACGTGTTGCCAACGACAAAGAAGTAGATCGTGCATTCTCACAAATAGACGGAATGGACCCATCTTATTGA
- a CDS encoding ABC transporter ATP-binding protein produces MNGVEVHALDDVDLDIKRGEFLSIIGPSGSGKSTLLHMIGILDTPTSGMISIDGRVITEMSEKERSKVRNEVLGFIFQYHHLMPDFNALENVMMPLLIGGMKNKDAKRKASALLEEVGLSDRMEHLPSQLSGGQAQRVAIARALANDPGIVIGDEPTGNLDTKASDMIYDLLRKLNRDRGQTFILVTHDEEMSKKTDRIIRIVDGRISGDSIEG; encoded by the coding sequence ATGAATGGAGTTGAAGTTCATGCTCTTGATGACGTAGATCTTGATATCAAAAGAGGTGAGTTCCTTTCTATTATTGGTCCATCAGGGTCTGGAAAAAGTACTCTTTTGCACATGATAGGTATTCTTGATACGCCGACTTCCGGTATGATTTCCATAGATGGGAGGGTAATTACCGAGATGTCAGAAAAAGAGAGATCCAAAGTGCGCAACGAAGTATTGGGTTTTATTTTCCAGTATCATCATCTTATGCCTGATTTCAATGCTCTTGAGAATGTTATGATGCCTCTTTTGATAGGTGGTATGAAAAACAAAGATGCAAAAAGGAAAGCTTCTGCTTTACTTGAAGAGGTTGGCTTGAGTGATCGTATGGAACACCTTCCTAGTCAGCTATCAGGTGGCCAGGCCCAGAGAGTTGCCATTGCCCGGGCTCTTGCCAATGATCCGGGTATAGTTATAGGTGATGAGCCCACAGGCAATCTCGATACGAAGGCAAGCGACATGATCTATGACCTGCTGCGAAAACTTAATCGTGATAGGGGACAGACCTTTATTCTTGTTACTCATGATGAGGAAATGTCCAAAAAGACCGATCGCATCATCAGGATCGTTGATGGTCGGATATCAGGAGATTCAATAGAAGGGTGA
- a CDS encoding PPC domain-containing DNA-binding protein — protein sequence MEYSKGNIGRVFTVRLDQGDDILSELEGLAVTEDIRSAMFMMLGAVKEASLVVGPKTNDVPPDPQWAKFSDAHELIGIGNIFREDGKPKIHLHVAAGRGESVKTGCLRRESEVFMVVEIFIMEISGISANRVFDPKRGFAPVTFSD from the coding sequence ATGGAATATTCAAAAGGAAATATCGGAAGGGTATTTACAGTTCGTCTGGACCAGGGAGATGATATTCTCTCAGAACTTGAAGGTCTGGCTGTCACAGAAGATATCAGGTCTGCGATGTTCATGATGCTCGGAGCTGTAAAAGAAGCAAGTCTTGTTGTAGGTCCGAAGACAAATGATGTTCCTCCTGATCCACAATGGGCAAAATTCAGCGATGCTCATGAGCTTATAGGTATTGGCAATATATTCCGGGAGGATGGTAAGCCAAAGATACACCTTCATGTAGCTGCAGGAAGGGGTGAATCTGTTAAAACAGGTTGCTTGCGCAGAGAAAGTGAGGTATTCATGGTTGTAGAGATATTTATCATGGAAATATCAGGAATCTCAGCTAATAGGGTATTTGATCCGAAAAGAGGTTTTGCCCCTGTAACATTTTCGGATTAA
- a CDS encoding transcriptional regulator — protein MKTGDIDLLDGKGYEIIELLQGLEVPRTEAISIACLVCGDELTSQNIEQASGLRQPEVSIAMRPLRERGWINERNEKKNTDKGRPVKYYKLVVPFEEIVKTFESKALKKNLEMVDALEQLKGLSNNG, from the coding sequence ATGAAAACTGGAGATATTGACCTTTTAGATGGGAAAGGTTATGAAATTATTGAACTTTTGCAAGGTCTGGAGGTACCCAGAACCGAAGCAATATCTATTGCCTGCCTGGTATGCGGAGATGAATTGACATCCCAGAACATTGAACAGGCATCAGGACTAAGACAGCCGGAAGTAAGTATTGCTATGCGTCCATTGAGAGAAAGAGGATGGATAAATGAAAGGAACGAAAAAAAGAATACAGACAAAGGAAGACCTGTAAAATATTACAAACTTGTCGTACCATTTGAAGAGATTGTGAAGACATTCGAGTCTAAAGCCCTAAAGAAGAATCTGGAAATGGTTGATGCCCTTGAGCAACTCAAGGGACTTAGTAATAATGGTTAA